One Thunnus thynnus chromosome 18, fThuThy2.1, whole genome shotgun sequence genomic region harbors:
- the bmf2 gene encoding BCL2 modifying factor 2 isoform X2, producing the protein MDDEEEDMSRPISQPWGTPFRDVKYENRATQIAGQALPTVTAAVPTSQSHNNNSISINALSCGLPRIPFHGNAGLRSHFPAQFEPMEDRGERQIEEEEEEGRGQEDDRMAERPEEQAGVSVEAQIGRKLREIGDKFHQDHVELFMRHQRQNLPVWMRLTMALFGFLFPRQAVIPRLRGEQR; encoded by the exons atggatgatgaggaggaggacatGTCACGGCCCATCTCGCAGCCCTGGGGAACGCCCTTTAGGGACGTCAAATACGAAAACCGAGCCACGCAGATCGCCGGACAGGCCCTCCCTACTGTCACCGCTGCTGTGCCCACGTCGCAGAGCCACAATAacaacagcatcagcatcaACGCGCTGTCCTGCGGCTTGCCTCGCATACCCTTTCACG GCAACGCTGGATTACGCTCACATTTCCCCGCTCAGTTTGAGCCTATGGAGGACCGGGGAGAGAGGCAAattgaagaggaggaggaggaggggagagggcaGGAAGATGACAGGATGGCAGAGAGGCCCGAGGAACAGGCAGGGGTGAGCGTCGAGGCGCAAATTGGCCGAAAACTTCGGGAGATCGGAGACAAGTTCCACCAGGATCACGTTGAACTG TTCATGAGGCACCAGAGACAAAACCTGCCTGTCTGGATGCGCCTTACGATGGCCCTGTTTGGCTTTCTGTTTCCAAGACAGGCCGTCATCCCCCGcctgagaggagagcagagatga
- the bmf2 gene encoding BCL2 modifying factor 2 isoform X1 — MTARVWILSVPVFKGQTVGSLPLRRRMDDEEEDMSRPISQPWGTPFRDVKYENRATQIAGQALPTVTAAVPTSQSHNNNSISINALSCGLPRIPFHGNAGLRSHFPAQFEPMEDRGERQIEEEEEEGRGQEDDRMAERPEEQAGVSVEAQIGRKLREIGDKFHQDHVELFMRHQRQNLPVWMRLTMALFGFLFPRQAVIPRLRGEQR, encoded by the exons GGAGTTTACCGCTAAGGCGTCGGatggatgatgaggaggaggacatGTCACGGCCCATCTCGCAGCCCTGGGGAACGCCCTTTAGGGACGTCAAATACGAAAACCGAGCCACGCAGATCGCCGGACAGGCCCTCCCTACTGTCACCGCTGCTGTGCCCACGTCGCAGAGCCACAATAacaacagcatcagcatcaACGCGCTGTCCTGCGGCTTGCCTCGCATACCCTTTCACG GCAACGCTGGATTACGCTCACATTTCCCCGCTCAGTTTGAGCCTATGGAGGACCGGGGAGAGAGGCAAattgaagaggaggaggaggaggggagagggcaGGAAGATGACAGGATGGCAGAGAGGCCCGAGGAACAGGCAGGGGTGAGCGTCGAGGCGCAAATTGGCCGAAAACTTCGGGAGATCGGAGACAAGTTCCACCAGGATCACGTTGAACTG TTCATGAGGCACCAGAGACAAAACCTGCCTGTCTGGATGCGCCTTACGATGGCCCTGTTTGGCTTTCTGTTTCCAAGACAGGCCGTCATCCCCCGcctgagaggagagcagagatga